A stretch of DNA from Microbacterium croceum:
CCTGGCCGCCCGAGAGTCCTGCGCCCTGCACGCCGAGCTCGAGAGCCGGATCGATCGTGTCGGCGCATGCGGCGTCGAGCGCGGAGCGGATGCCGTCGATGTCAGGAGAAGGATCGCCGAGCGCGACGTTCGCTCCGACCGTGCCGCGCAGGAGCCCGGGGGTCTGCCCTGCCCACGCGAGCCAGTCGGCGGGATCGAGCCCACGCACGTCGCCGCCGTGGAAGGATGCGGAGCCCGCGAACTCCTCCGCCCCTCGCAGCGCCGCGAGCAGACTCGACTTTCCCGCCCCGCTCGGCCCCTCGATCAGCGTGATCGTGCCCGGCGCGGCCGCGAAGAAGACCGGCGGCAGGTCACGGACGCGCAGTCCGTCGACGACGAGCCCTGCATCGGCATCCGCATCCGCCGTCTGCAGGATCGATGGCCGAATGCGGGAGGAATCACCGGTGTGTGCTCCTGCAGATCGCGGATGCTCCTGCAGACGGGCAACCCCACCGGACGCACCGGCACCCCGCGCCGACGACACGTCCCCGGCCTCATCCAGCACGGCGAAGATGTCCTCGGTCGCCGCGACCCCCTCGGCCGCGGCGTGGAACTGCACGCCGACCTGCCGGATGGGGAGGAACGCCTCGGGTGCGAGCAGCAGCACGAACAGCCCCACCTCGAGCGAGAGGTCGCCGGACAGCAGCCGGAACCCCACAGACACCGCGATCAGCGCGACCGCGAGCGAGGCGAGCAGCTCCATCGCGAAGCCGGAGAGGAACGAGAACCGCAGCACCTTCATGGTCTCGCGGCGGTACTCATCGGCCGTCGACTCGATGCGGTCTGCGGCGCGCTGCTCGCGTCCGAACAACCGCAGCGTCGCGAGCCCCTGCACGGTGTCGGCGAAACGCACGGCGAGCCGCTGCAGCGTGTGCCACTGCTTCTGCTGCACGGTGCGGGT
This window harbors:
- the cydD gene encoding thiol reductant ABC exporter subunit CydD, producing the protein MKPVDPRLLRYAGAARGFLAASALIGVVQTAVVIVFAWLLTDAVTGALAGRDVTASLLWLLAVALLRGLLIAASDAAGARAAAKTGMQLRAALVRAVGRLGPGWLAQRNRTALAVTAGHGLEALDSYFARYIPQLVLTVIATPVVLAVMWWQDWPSGLTAVITLPLIPLFLILIGIATRTVQQKQWHTLQRLAVRFADTVQGLATLRLFGREQRAADRIESTADEYRRETMKVLRFSFLSGFAMELLASLAVALIAVSVGFRLLSGDLSLEVGLFVLLLAPEAFLPIRQVGVQFHAAAEGVAATEDIFAVLDEAGDVSSARGAGASGGVARLQEHPRSAGAHTGDSSRIRPSILQTADADADAGLVVDGLRVRDLPPVFFAAAPGTITLIEGPSGAGKSSLLAALRGAEEFAGSASFHGGDVRGLDPADWLAWAGQTPGLLRGTVGANVALGDPSPDIDGIRSALDAACADTIDPALELGVQGAGLSGGQAQRVAVARALYRHAHDPRRVLALDEPSSALDVDTEARLWAALRERADAGALILLVSHRRSAREIADQVVALGVRA